The DNA region ATGGCCAAGGGCGACGACGAACCGATCGACGGGGACGACGGCCCCATCCTCTCGCCCGACGAGCTCGACATCACCGACGACGAGCACGTCGCCGAGATAGACGACGGCCGCTACGTCGTCTCCCCGGGCGACCCCATCGGGGACGTGCCGTCGGTCGACGACCGCTCGTCGACCGAATCGGCCCCCGAACCGACACCTGAACCGGCCGCAGGACCGGCGCCGGAGCTGACCGAGGAGGCCGTCCACGAGTTCCTCGCGACCCAGTTCGACGACTCGGGGTCGCGGTACGGCTTCGACATCACGGCGACGTTCGACGGGGCGACCCGCCAGCGACAGATGGTCTCGAACGACGTGGTGACGATCTTCGAGAGCCTCGTCCTGTGGTACGCCCAGCAGATCGACGGCAAGACGCCCGTCGAGGAGGTGCTGGGGATCCTGCTCATGGAGGCGAACGTCCCCGTCCGCTACCCCCCCTCCAGCCTCCGGCGGCTGCTCGAATCGACCGAGCTCTCCCCGGACGACTCGATCGCGGACCTCATCGCCGCCGTCGGCGACGAGGACGGCTTCCGGATCTGAACGGATCCGCCCCGGCGCTCGCCGCGGCCGGACCGCCCGACCGCGGTCGACCCGACCGCCGCCGGGTGCTATCAATCCCGATAATTTACGGGAAGCCTTTATCTCCCGTTTCACAGTACACGTGGAGTGTTAGGCCCATGTCAGACGTATTGATAGCCGACGACTCGGAGTTCATGCGAAACCTGCTGCGGGAGATTCTGGAGGAGGACCACAACATCGTCGGGGAGGTGGAGAACGGCGTCGAGGCGGTCGAGA from Halosimplex halophilum includes:
- a CDS encoding DUF7500 family protein, yielding MAKGDDEPIDGDDGPILSPDELDITDDEHVAEIDDGRYVVSPGDPIGDVPSVDDRSSTESAPEPTPEPAAGPAPELTEEAVHEFLATQFDDSGSRYGFDITATFDGATRQRQMVSNDVVTIFESLVLWYAQQIDGKTPVEEVLGILLMEANVPVRYPPSSLRRLLESTELSPDDSIADLIAAVGDEDGFRI